A portion of the Krasilnikovia cinnamomea genome contains these proteins:
- a CDS encoding GNAT family N-acetyltransferase: MLIESRPAADAELGTLLVAQQRELAEAHGGADGVVYLVHDGAAYLVAVVDGRAVACGAWQPLEPGAAELKRMYVRPAYRGRGIARQLVVALEEEALAAGRPTLRLETGTYLPAAIALYRACGYTDIAPYGEYVGNPFSVCLEKRLTVAAR, encoded by the coding sequence GTGTTGATCGAATCCCGCCCCGCCGCCGACGCCGAACTCGGCACCCTGCTCGTCGCCCAGCAGCGCGAACTGGCCGAGGCGCACGGCGGCGCCGACGGCGTGGTGTACCTCGTCCACGACGGCGCGGCGTACCTGGTCGCGGTGGTGGACGGCCGGGCCGTGGCGTGCGGCGCGTGGCAGCCGCTGGAGCCCGGCGCCGCCGAACTCAAGCGGATGTACGTGCGCCCGGCGTACCGGGGGCGCGGGATCGCCCGCCAGCTCGTGGTCGCGCTGGAGGAGGAGGCACTTGCCGCGGGCCGCCCGACACTGCGGCTGGAGACCGGCACGTACCTGCCCGCCGCGATCGCCCTGTACCGGGCCTGCGGCTACACCGACATCGCGCCGTACGGCGAGTACGTCGGCAACCCGTTCAGCGTGTGCCTGGAGAAGCGGCTGACGGTCGCGGCCCGGTAG
- the trpS gene encoding tryptophan--tRNA ligase, translated as MTPTATLTGNKTRLSGFKPTGHLHLGNLLGALRPLAAAQHDHDSIALIADLHALTVEHDPRTVRALTREQATVMLAAGVDPARTAIVVQSQVPEHTELHYLLECVTSHGEAARMIQFRERSAGGGPVRLSLLTYPVLMAADILLHDVRAVPVGDDQRQHLELARTVATRFNARYGETFVVPEAVRPESAARIMDLADPRAKMGKSGAVGAGRIGLLDPPEVVRRTIARAVTDTVGVRHDLDAQPGVTNLLEILAACTGAPPGPLGSYAALKREVTGAVEAALAPIRARHAELAADPGYVDAVLADGAARVRDTARATIRRAREAIGLLG; from the coding sequence ATGACCCCCACCGCGACCCTCACCGGCAACAAGACCCGCCTCAGTGGTTTCAAGCCCACCGGCCACCTCCACCTGGGCAACCTGCTCGGCGCGCTGCGGCCGCTGGCCGCGGCGCAGCACGACCACGATTCGATCGCCCTCATCGCGGACCTGCATGCGCTCACCGTCGAGCACGACCCCCGGACGGTACGGGCACTCACCCGCGAACAGGCGACCGTCATGCTGGCCGCCGGGGTGGATCCGGCGCGCACCGCCATCGTGGTGCAGTCCCAGGTGCCCGAGCACACCGAGCTGCACTACCTGCTGGAATGCGTCACGAGCCACGGCGAGGCGGCCCGCATGATCCAGTTCAGGGAGAGGTCGGCGGGCGGCGGCCCGGTCCGGCTCAGCCTGCTCACCTATCCGGTGCTGATGGCCGCCGACATCCTGCTGCACGACGTGCGCGCGGTCCCGGTCGGCGACGATCAGCGCCAGCATCTGGAGCTGGCGCGGACCGTGGCGACCCGGTTCAACGCCCGGTACGGCGAGACGTTCGTGGTGCCCGAGGCGGTCCGGCCCGAGTCCGCCGCCCGGATCATGGACCTCGCCGATCCGCGCGCCAAGATGGGCAAGAGCGGCGCCGTGGGTGCCGGGCGGATCGGGCTGCTCGACCCGCCGGAGGTGGTGCGCCGCACGATCGCCCGGGCGGTGACCGACACCGTGGGGGTGCGGCACGACCTGGACGCCCAGCCCGGGGTGACGAACCTGCTGGAGATCCTCGCCGCCTGCACCGGGGCGCCGCCCGGCCCGCTGGGCTCGTACGCCGCCCTCAAGCGGGAGGTGACCGGCGCGGTGGAGGCGGCGCTGGCGCCGATCCGCGCCCGGCACGCCGAGCTGGCGGCCGACCCCGGGTACGTCGACGCCGTGCTGGCCGACGGCGCGGCCCGGGTCCGGGACACCGCGCGAGCCACGATCCGCCGCGCCCGCGAGGCGATCGGGCTGCTGGGCTGA
- the pepN gene encoding aminopeptidase N, with protein MPILTRAEATTRAATITVTGYEIDLDLTGGAETFRSRTTVRFTAEPGATTFIEVEPAALGSARLNGAALPADALAEHRLTLTGLAADNELTVEADMAYSNTGEGLHRFVDPADGNVYLYAQSFLDAARRIFACFDQPDLKAPVRLSVTAPEDWLVAANGMPAGAPSGGRHEFAPTPPMSTYLVSVIAGPYHARTAEHDGIPLALYCRRSLAEYLDADADELFTITRQCLDRYHEMFDVRYPYGHYQQAFVPEFNAGAMENPGLVTFRDEFVFRSAVTDSQREQRAIVVAHEMAHMWFGDLVTMAWWDDLWLNESFADYLGVRVAAEATRFDGTWTSFAMGDKAWGLRADQRPSTHPVAPDEVADTAMALLNFDGISYAKGAAVLKQLVAWVGEKPFLAGLNAHFAAHAYGNATLADLLAALSEASGRDLSAWSDVWLRRSQVNTLRAETARDSEGRYTAVAIAQTAPPDHPTLRPHRLGLGLYDLTADGAALRGRLELDLDPATDGGHTPVPELTGAAAPDLLLLNDGDLTYAKIRLDAASAAALPQVLPTLRDPLARAVLWAAVLDAVVDAERPVADLVSLVLAALPVETEVVIVEHVLRTTRSLVDRYAVPDTRPAALELLASACERLLGASAPGSSGQLAAARGLIGATSDTARLRGWLAGDGVPAGLAVDADLRWLIRYRQAVLGDAGPDDIEAELAGDRSATGEQWAARCHAARPDPAAKARAWATLIGDTSVSNRLLESAAAGFWQPEQLELTDGYVERYFAEMPEMARVRPNQVAERVAIAAYPTVVVEPRTRELAARLLAAADLPALLRRAVVDCDDDVRRALAARR; from the coding sequence ATGCCGATCCTGACCCGTGCCGAGGCCACCACCCGGGCCGCGACGATCACCGTGACGGGCTACGAGATCGATCTCGATCTCACCGGTGGCGCCGAGACGTTCCGGTCCCGGACCACCGTCCGGTTCACCGCCGAGCCGGGCGCCACGACATTCATCGAGGTCGAGCCAGCCGCCCTCGGCTCGGCCCGGCTCAACGGCGCGGCGCTGCCCGCCGACGCCCTGGCGGAGCACCGGCTCACCCTCACCGGGCTCGCGGCCGACAACGAGCTGACCGTCGAGGCCGACATGGCGTACTCCAACACCGGGGAGGGGCTGCACCGCTTCGTCGACCCGGCCGACGGCAACGTCTACCTGTACGCGCAGTCGTTCCTGGACGCCGCCCGGCGGATCTTCGCGTGCTTCGACCAGCCCGACCTGAAGGCGCCGGTGCGGCTCAGCGTCACCGCCCCCGAGGACTGGCTGGTCGCCGCGAACGGCATGCCCGCCGGAGCACCCTCCGGCGGACGGCACGAGTTCGCTCCCACGCCACCCATGTCCACGTACCTGGTCAGCGTGATCGCGGGGCCGTACCACGCGCGCACCGCGGAGCACGACGGCATCCCGCTGGCCCTGTACTGCCGCCGGTCGCTGGCCGAGTACCTGGACGCCGACGCGGACGAGCTGTTCACGATCACCCGGCAGTGCCTGGACCGGTACCACGAGATGTTCGACGTGCGCTATCCGTACGGCCACTACCAGCAGGCGTTCGTGCCCGAGTTCAACGCCGGGGCGATGGAGAACCCGGGGCTGGTCACCTTCCGTGACGAGTTCGTGTTCCGCTCCGCGGTCACCGACAGCCAGCGCGAACAGCGGGCCATCGTCGTGGCGCACGAGATGGCGCACATGTGGTTCGGCGACCTGGTGACCATGGCGTGGTGGGACGACCTGTGGCTCAACGAGTCGTTCGCGGACTACCTGGGCGTCCGGGTCGCGGCCGAGGCGACCCGCTTCGACGGGACCTGGACCAGCTTCGCGATGGGCGACAAGGCGTGGGGCCTGCGCGCCGACCAGCGCCCCTCCACGCACCCCGTGGCACCGGACGAGGTGGCCGACACCGCGATGGCGCTGCTGAACTTCGACGGCATCTCGTACGCCAAGGGCGCCGCCGTGCTCAAGCAGCTCGTCGCCTGGGTGGGGGAGAAGCCGTTCCTGGCCGGGCTCAACGCCCACTTCGCGGCCCACGCGTACGGCAACGCCACCCTCGCCGACCTGCTGGCCGCGCTGTCCGAGGCCAGCGGGCGGGACCTGTCCGCGTGGTCCGACGTGTGGCTGCGCCGCTCCCAGGTCAACACGCTGCGCGCCGAGACGGCCCGCGACTCCGAGGGCCGGTACACCGCGGTCGCCATCGCGCAGACCGCCCCGCCGGACCACCCGACCCTGCGCCCGCACCGGCTCGGCCTGGGCCTGTACGACCTCACCGCCGACGGCGCTGCGCTGCGCGGGCGCCTCGAGCTCGACCTGGACCCGGCGACCGACGGCGGGCACACCCCGGTGCCGGAGCTGACCGGCGCGGCGGCCCCGGACCTGCTGCTGCTCAACGACGGCGACCTCACGTACGCGAAAATCCGCCTGGATGCCGCCTCCGCCGCCGCGCTGCCGCAGGTGCTGCCCACCCTCCGCGACCCGCTGGCCCGCGCGGTGCTGTGGGCGGCGGTCCTGGACGCCGTGGTCGACGCCGAGCGCCCGGTCGCCGACCTGGTCTCGCTCGTGCTCGCCGCCCTGCCGGTGGAGACCGAGGTGGTGATCGTCGAGCACGTGCTGCGCACCACCCGCAGCCTGGTCGACCGGTACGCCGTCCCCGACACCCGGCCCGCGGCGCTGGAGCTGCTGGCCAGCGCGTGTGAGCGGCTGCTCGGCGCGTCCGCGCCGGGCAGCTCCGGGCAGCTCGCCGCCGCCCGCGGGCTGATCGGGGCCACCTCCGACACCGCCCGGCTGCGGGGCTGGCTGGCCGGCGACGGCGTCCCCGCCGGCCTGGCCGTCGACGCCGACCTGCGCTGGCTGATCCGCTACCGGCAGGCCGTGCTCGGCGACGCGGGTCCCGACGACATCGAGGCCGAGCTGGCGGGCGACCGCAGCGCGACCGGCGAGCAGTGGGCCGCGCGCTGCCACGCCGCCCGGCCGGACCCTGCCGCCAAGGCGCGCGCCTGGGCCACCCTGATCGGCGACACCTCGGTGTCGAACCGGCTGCTCGAGTCCGCCGCGGCCGGGTTCTGGCAGCCCGAGCAGCTCGAGCTGACCGACGGCTACGTCGAGCGTTACTTCGCCGAGATGCCGGAGATGGCCCGGGTGCGGCCCAACCAGGTGGCGGAGCGGGTGGCGATCGCCGCGTACCCCACGGTGGTGGTCGAGCCGCGGACCCGGGAGCTCGCCGCCCGGCTGCTGGCCGCCGCCGACCTGCCCGCACTGCTGCGCCGGGCGGTCGTGGACTGCGACGATGACGTACGGCGGGCTTTGGCCGCCCGGCGCTGA
- the nadD gene encoding nicotinate-nucleotide adenylyltransferase encodes MSNRRRVGIMGGTFDPIHHGHLVAASEVADLFDLEEVVFVPTGQPYQKGGAVSDVEDRYLMTVIATASNPRFHVSRADIDRTGPTYTVDTLRDLAAVYGPDTELFFITGADALARILSWKDALEMLSLAHFVGVTRPGFELSDAHLPADTVTLVEVPAMAISSSDCRNRVGSGKPVWYLVPDGVVQYIAKRRLYRPAGDVGRV; translated from the coding sequence ATGTCCAACAGGCGGCGGGTCGGGATCATGGGCGGGACGTTCGACCCCATCCATCATGGGCATCTGGTGGCCGCCAGCGAAGTGGCCGACCTCTTCGATCTGGAGGAGGTCGTCTTCGTACCCACGGGGCAGCCGTACCAGAAGGGTGGGGCCGTCAGCGACGTCGAGGACCGGTACCTGATGACGGTCATCGCGACCGCCTCCAACCCCCGGTTCCACGTGAGCCGGGCCGACATCGACCGCACGGGGCCCACCTACACGGTCGACACGCTGCGTGACCTCGCCGCCGTGTACGGCCCCGACACGGAGTTGTTCTTCATCACCGGGGCGGACGCGCTGGCCCGCATCCTGTCATGGAAGGACGCGCTGGAGATGCTCTCGCTGGCGCACTTCGTCGGGGTGACCCGGCCGGGCTTCGAGCTGTCCGATGCCCACCTGCCGGCGGACACGGTGACCCTGGTCGAGGTGCCGGCGATGGCGATCTCGTCGAGCGACTGCCGGAACCGGGTCGGTTCGGGCAAACCGGTCTGGTATCTGGTGCCGGACGGGGTGGTGCAGTACATCGCCAAGCGACGGCTGTATCGCCCGGCTGGCGATGTCGGACGGGTGTGA
- the rsfS gene encoding ribosome silencing factor, with amino-acid sequence MPVTDRARELALAAAQAAADKKAQDIVLIDVADQLYITDAFVIASASNERQVIAIVDAVEEALLNLPEKAKPVRREGERQGRWVLLDYVDIVIHIQHTEEREFYSLDRLWKDCPTIPFVDRDMVQADSSGAA; translated from the coding sequence TTGCCCGTCACCGACCGCGCTCGTGAGTTGGCGCTGGCTGCCGCGCAGGCCGCCGCCGACAAGAAGGCGCAGGACATCGTCCTCATCGACGTCGCCGACCAGCTCTACATCACCGATGCCTTCGTCATCGCGTCGGCGTCGAACGAGCGGCAGGTGATCGCCATCGTCGACGCCGTCGAGGAGGCGCTGCTGAACCTGCCGGAGAAGGCGAAGCCGGTCCGCCGGGAGGGCGAGCGGCAGGGCCGCTGGGTGCTGCTGGACTACGTCGACATCGTGATCCACATCCAGCACACCGAGGAACGCGAGTTCTACTCCCTCGACCGGCTGTGGAAGGACTGCCCGACGATCCCGTTCGTCGACCGGGACATGGTGCAGGCCGACTCCTCCGGCGCGGCGTGA
- a CDS encoding histidine phosphatase family protein, whose translation MTRLIVWRHGNTDWNAERRVQGQTDVPLNDLGQQQAVDAAELLARLGPAAIVSSDLRRAADTASALAALTGLAVHSDPRLRERYFGPWQGLTMAEVAQTRPAEHARWTAGEPVIGEDIETLDDLGKRVADGLQAAAEKVPHGATVVVATHGAAARQGIGHLLGWPAEQLRTLRALQNCHWVELTHDPERGWQIGAYNVGPFTQRPVPPPV comes from the coding sequence GTGACCCGCCTCATCGTCTGGCGGCACGGCAACACGGACTGGAACGCCGAGCGCCGCGTCCAGGGCCAGACCGACGTGCCCCTCAACGACCTCGGGCAGCAGCAGGCCGTGGACGCCGCCGAGCTGCTGGCCCGGCTGGGGCCCGCCGCCATCGTCTCCAGCGATCTGCGCCGCGCCGCCGACACCGCGTCCGCGCTGGCGGCCCTCACCGGTCTCGCCGTGCACTCCGACCCCCGGCTGCGCGAACGCTACTTCGGCCCCTGGCAGGGCCTCACCATGGCCGAGGTGGCGCAGACCCGGCCGGCGGAGCACGCCCGCTGGACCGCCGGTGAGCCCGTCATCGGCGAGGACATCGAGACCCTCGACGACCTCGGCAAACGCGTCGCCGACGGGCTGCAGGCGGCCGCCGAGAAGGTGCCGCACGGCGCCACCGTGGTGGTCGCCACGCACGGCGCCGCCGCCCGGCAGGGCATCGGACACCTCCTCGGCTGGCCCGCCGAGCAGCTGCGCACCCTGCGGGCGCTGCAGAACTGCCACTGGGTGGAGCTGACCCACGACCCCGAGCGCGGCTGGCAGATCGGGGCGTACAACGTCGGCCCGTTCACCCAGCGGCCAGTCCCGCCGCCGGTCTGA
- a CDS encoding DegV family protein encodes MPVAVVTDSTAYLPAELSGTYDLTVVPLTVVVNGHAGREGLEIAPDDVARALNARRVAVSTSRPAPEQFLATYRELLESGADGIVSVHLSAKLSGTYDAARLAAAEIGPQIEVVDSGTTGMGLGFAALAAAAEAGHGRPLTEVRQAAVTHADHVAILFYVDTLEFLRRGGRIGAASALLGTALSVKPILHVVDGTIVVRDKVRTAGRALARLVDLAVEASGAGDVDIAVHHLGAPERAAALADAVSVRLGDRLQDCYVTEIGAVVAAHVGPGVAGVVVHRRP; translated from the coding sequence ATGCCCGTCGCGGTCGTGACCGACTCCACGGCGTACCTGCCCGCGGAGCTGAGCGGCACGTACGACCTCACCGTCGTCCCCCTCACCGTCGTCGTGAACGGACACGCGGGGCGGGAAGGGCTGGAGATCGCACCGGACGACGTGGCCCGGGCGCTCAATGCCCGGCGCGTCGCGGTCAGCACCTCCCGGCCCGCGCCCGAGCAGTTCCTCGCCACGTACCGGGAGCTGCTGGAGTCCGGCGCCGACGGCATCGTCTCCGTGCACCTGTCCGCCAAACTGTCCGGCACGTACGACGCCGCCCGCCTGGCCGCCGCCGAGATCGGCCCGCAGATCGAGGTCGTGGACAGCGGCACCACCGGGATGGGGCTGGGCTTCGCGGCGCTGGCCGCCGCGGCCGAGGCCGGCCACGGCCGTCCGCTGACCGAGGTACGGCAGGCCGCGGTCACCCACGCCGACCACGTCGCCATCCTGTTCTACGTCGACACCCTCGAATTCCTGCGCCGGGGCGGCCGGATCGGCGCGGCGTCCGCGCTGCTGGGCACGGCACTGTCGGTCAAGCCCATCCTGCACGTCGTGGACGGGACGATCGTGGTGCGCGACAAGGTCCGTACGGCCGGGCGGGCCCTGGCCCGCCTCGTCGATCTGGCTGTGGAAGCCTCCGGCGCGGGTGACGTGGACATCGCCGTGCACCACCTCGGGGCACCGGAGCGGGCGGCCGCTCTGGCCGACGCGGTGTCGGTGCGCCTGGGCGACCGGCTGCAGGACTGCTACGTCACGGAGATCGGCGCGGTGGTCGCGGCGCACGTGGGGCCCGGGGTGGCCGGGGTGGTCGTACACCGCCGTCCGTGA
- a CDS encoding putative protein N(5)-glutamine methyltransferase, whose product MNSGIPASVLADAVDTLRAAGCVFAEDEAAALGTCADDLAALETLVRRRASGEPLEQVVGYADFCGVRVRLRPGVFVPRVRSALLVHLAAEQAARRGPLGPGTPAVVVDLCCGSGALGLAVRHRVPGTDLYAADVDPVAVACARDNLGADGTRVFAGDLFDALPAGLSGRIDVLIANVPYVATPHLPLLPAEARLYEPRTALDGGADGLDVFRAVVAGAPAWLAPDGVVFSEITEAQAEAASAALLAAGLRPAVHHDPDLEATAIEGRP is encoded by the coding sequence GTGAATTCCGGAATCCCCGCGTCGGTGCTGGCCGACGCGGTCGACACACTGCGCGCGGCGGGCTGCGTGTTCGCCGAGGACGAGGCCGCCGCGCTGGGCACCTGCGCCGATGACTTGGCGGCCCTCGAAACCCTGGTACGGCGACGGGCTTCCGGGGAACCGCTCGAACAGGTGGTGGGCTACGCCGACTTCTGCGGCGTACGGGTCCGGCTGCGACCGGGTGTCTTCGTGCCGCGCGTCCGCAGCGCCCTGCTGGTGCACCTGGCGGCCGAGCAAGCCGCCCGGAGAGGCCCCCTCGGGCCGGGAACCCCGGCCGTCGTCGTGGATCTGTGCTGCGGCTCCGGCGCGCTCGGACTCGCGGTACGGCACCGCGTGCCGGGCACGGACCTGTACGCGGCCGATGTCGATCCGGTCGCGGTGGCCTGCGCCCGGGACAACCTCGGCGCCGACGGCACCCGGGTCTTCGCGGGCGATCTGTTCGACGCCCTCCCCGCCGGCCTGAGCGGCCGGATCGACGTTCTGATCGCCAACGTCCCGTACGTGGCGACGCCGCATCTGCCGCTGCTTCCGGCGGAGGCGCGGCTGTACGAGCCGCGCACCGCATTGGACGGCGGCGCCGACGGGCTGGACGTGTTCCGCGCGGTGGTGGCCGGGGCGCCCGCGTGGCTGGCCCCGGACGGCGTCGTGTTCTCCGAGATCACCGAGGCCCAGGCGGAGGCGGCGTCGGCCGCGCTGCTGGCGGCCGGACTGCGCCCGGCCGTGCACCACGACCCGGATCTGGAGGCCACCGCCATCGAGGGCCGCCCCTGA
- a CDS encoding ComEA family DNA-binding protein, translated as MRDTSDPGDAVRARLRAVLPGAVPDPSRPGLVRPSGPDVTPPDPRFSAVDRIPAGIDSRAAEAARQAGQGAFGPDPQGIRGSAALAAFDPGRRGVRALAAVAAVVVLVAGVLAWRARPRVEPVPAAVGVPAVAPAGSPGAGSGPADGVPAPAVASAARSAGVDIVVAVGGKVRKPGLVHLPPGARVADALQAAGGADPGVDVALLNLARKVVDGELIMVGVAAPPAAPAAPTGPAGAAAPAGPVNLNTATLADLDSLPGVGPVLAQRILDARQARGGFATVSDLRQVDGIGEARYEQLKDLVTV; from the coding sequence GTGCGAGACACCTCCGATCCCGGCGACGCGGTGCGGGCCAGACTCCGGGCAGTCCTGCCCGGCGCCGTCCCGGACCCGTCCCGTCCGGGGCTCGTGCGTCCATCGGGCCCGGACGTCACGCCGCCGGATCCTCGGTTCTCGGCGGTGGACCGGATACCGGCGGGCATCGATTCGCGAGCGGCTGAGGCAGCCCGGCAGGCTGGGCAGGGCGCCTTCGGCCCGGATCCGCAGGGGATACGCGGGTCCGCCGCGCTGGCCGCGTTCGACCCTGGTCGGCGCGGTGTGCGGGCGCTGGCCGCCGTCGCGGCGGTCGTGGTGCTCGTGGCCGGAGTCCTCGCCTGGCGGGCACGCCCGCGCGTCGAGCCCGTACCGGCCGCGGTGGGTGTGCCCGCGGTCGCCCCCGCCGGTTCCCCCGGGGCGGGGTCCGGACCGGCGGACGGCGTACCGGCTCCGGCCGTGGCATCCGCCGCACGCTCCGCCGGTGTCGACATCGTCGTCGCCGTCGGCGGGAAGGTCCGCAAGCCCGGTCTCGTCCACCTCCCACCCGGCGCCCGCGTCGCGGACGCCCTGCAGGCCGCCGGAGGTGCCGACCCGGGAGTGGACGTAGCCCTGCTGAATCTCGCCCGCAAGGTCGTCGACGGCGAGCTGATCATGGTCGGCGTGGCCGCCCCGCCTGCCGCCCCGGCGGCGCCCACCGGCCCCGCCGGTGCCGCCGCGCCAGCCGGGCCGGTCAATCTGAACACGGCGACTCTGGCCGACCTCGACTCGCTGCCCGGCGTCGGCCCGGTCCTGGCCCAGCGGATCCTTGACGCCCGGCAGGCCCGGGGCGGGTTCGCGACCGTCAGCGACCTACGCCAGGTCGACGGCATCGGCGAGGCCCGGTACGAGCAGCTCAAGGACCTGGTGACGGTGTGA